From Halotia branconii CENA392, the proteins below share one genomic window:
- a CDS encoding NAD(P)/FAD-dependent oxidoreductase, giving the protein MTQQTERICILGGGFGGLYTALRLCQLPWESSQKPEIVLVDQSDRFLFSPLLYELLTGELQTWEIAPPFEELLQDTGIRFYQGVVSGIDTDQKRVHLQDGPEIPYDRLVLALGGETPLDMVTGATSYAYPFRSITDAYRLEERLRVLEESDADKIRVAIVGAGYSGVELACKLADRLGERGRFRLIEISDQILRTSPEFNREAAKKALEEKGVFIDLETKVESIGQDTISLDYKNQVDTIPVDLVIWTVGIRVASVVRSLAFKQNQRGQISTTPTLQVLDHPEIFALGDLADCCDAEGQQIPATAQAAFQQADYTAWNIWATLSDRPLLPFRYQQLGEMMALGTDNATLAGLGIKLDGSLAYVARRLAYLYRMPTLDHQLKVGFNWLVRPIIDTLSQ; this is encoded by the coding sequence ATGACCCAACAAACAGAAAGAATTTGTATCCTTGGTGGAGGCTTTGGTGGTCTCTACACTGCCTTGCGCCTGTGTCAGTTACCTTGGGAATCTTCACAAAAGCCCGAAATTGTACTAGTCGATCAAAGCGATCGCTTTTTATTTTCTCCCTTACTTTACGAATTACTTACAGGTGAACTGCAAACCTGGGAAATTGCCCCACCTTTTGAAGAACTTTTACAAGATACAGGTATTCGTTTTTATCAAGGAGTTGTGTCTGGAATTGATACCGACCAAAAACGAGTTCATTTACAAGATGGCCCAGAAATTCCCTATGATCGATTGGTACTTGCTTTGGGCGGAGAAACACCACTAGATATGGTAACTGGAGCTACGTCTTACGCCTATCCATTCCGTAGTATTACTGATGCTTATCGTTTAGAAGAACGCTTGCGAGTATTAGAAGAATCTGACGCAGATAAAATCCGGGTGGCAATTGTTGGGGCTGGTTATAGCGGCGTAGAATTGGCTTGTAAATTAGCAGACAGGCTAGGAGAAAGAGGACGCTTTCGATTAATTGAAATCAGCGACCAAATCTTGCGAACTTCCCCAGAATTTAATCGTGAAGCCGCCAAAAAAGCTTTAGAAGAAAAGGGTGTGTTTATTGATTTAGAAACCAAAGTTGAATCAATAGGACAAGATACCATTTCTTTAGATTATAAAAATCAGGTAGATACAATCCCCGTAGATTTGGTAATTTGGACTGTAGGCATACGAGTTGCTTCTGTAGTGCGATCGCTAGCTTTCAAGCAAAACCAGCGTGGTCAAATCAGCACTACACCTACTTTGCAAGTCCTTGACCATCCCGAAATCTTTGCCTTGGGAGATTTAGCAGATTGTTGTGATGCTGAAGGTCAACAAATACCCGCCACAGCCCAAGCAGCTTTCCAACAAGCTGATTATACAGCCTGGAATATCTGGGCAACTCTTAGCGATCGTCCTTTACTTCCTTTCCGCTATCAACAGTTAGGAGAAATGATGGCGTTGGGTACAGACAACGCTACGCTGGCTGGTTTGGGAATTAAATTAGATGGCTCTTTAGCTTATGTAGCGCGTCGTTTGGCTTACTTATATCGGATGCCAACTTTAGATCATCAGCTCAAAGTTGGTTTTAATTGGCTAGTCCGTCCTATTATAGATACACTTTCTCAGTAA
- a CDS encoding HAD-IA family hydrolase: MERPKVILVDAVGTLFGVKGSVGEVYSQIAQEFDVEVAPEVLNTAFIKSWKAAPPPIFPDADPQDIPQREFDWWQIIALNTFESAGVLKQFSDFSAFFGELYIHFGTGQPWFIYPDVLPSLLDWQRSGIELGILSNFDSRIYSVLQSLGLSQYFKSITISTQARAAKPDPRIFAIALEKHNCQPEAAWHIGDSIEEDYQGAKAAGLRGIWINRDQIQPGS; encoded by the coding sequence ATGGAACGACCGAAAGTTATTCTAGTAGATGCTGTGGGTACACTCTTCGGAGTTAAAGGCAGCGTAGGCGAAGTATATAGTCAGATAGCCCAAGAATTTGATGTTGAAGTAGCACCAGAAGTATTAAATACAGCATTTATCAAAAGCTGGAAAGCAGCACCACCGCCAATTTTTCCAGATGCTGACCCACAAGATATTCCCCAACGGGAGTTTGATTGGTGGCAGATTATTGCCTTGAATACTTTTGAAAGTGCAGGTGTTCTCAAGCAGTTTTCCGACTTTTCGGCATTTTTTGGTGAACTTTATATTCACTTTGGTACTGGCCAACCGTGGTTTATTTATCCTGATGTCTTACCATCTTTATTAGATTGGCAGCGTTCAGGAATTGAACTAGGGATACTATCTAATTTTGATTCCCGAATTTATTCAGTATTACAAAGTTTAGGACTAAGCCAATACTTTAAATCCATCACCATTTCTACCCAAGCCCGTGCGGCTAAACCAGATCCTCGAATTTTTGCCATTGCTTTAGAAAAACATAACTGTCAACCTGAGGCAGCATGGCATATTGGTGACAGTATCGAAGAAGACTATCAAGGGGCTAAAGCCGCTGGACTCAGAGGCATTTGGATTAATCGAGATCAAATACAACCAGGCAGTTAG
- a CDS encoding oxidoreductase produces the protein MNTDSKVWFITGSNSGFGLSLSKAVLAKGDKVVATTRHPEAIEDLVKQYSDTAKVVSLDVTKPKEISSAINVAFSTFGQIDVLVNNAGIATMGAVEEIADEQIRRQFEVNCFGTLNVIKATLSYFRQRKSGHIINISSAGGLMGFPGSGIYSATKFAIEGYSEALAQELAPFGVKLTLIEPGGFRTNIQGSTTTPDCQIDDYQESVHKFVKHQLENSDRGDPDKAAQAIIKVVESNNPPLHLLLGEDALTSFRQKLESFEKEIQEWEDVTLDTSL, from the coding sequence ATGAATACTGACAGTAAAGTTTGGTTTATTACGGGGAGTAATAGCGGTTTTGGACTTTCCTTGAGTAAAGCTGTATTAGCCAAAGGAGATAAGGTTGTGGCAACAACTCGACATCCCGAAGCGATCGAAGATTTAGTTAAGCAGTACTCTGACACTGCAAAGGTAGTCAGCTTAGATGTTACCAAACCAAAGGAAATTAGTTCTGCAATTAATGTTGCTTTCTCTACTTTTGGTCAGATAGATGTGCTGGTCAATAATGCGGGTATTGCTACTATGGGTGCAGTGGAAGAAATCGCAGACGAACAGATACGTCGTCAGTTTGAGGTTAATTGCTTTGGAACTTTGAATGTAATCAAAGCAACGTTATCTTATTTTCGCCAAAGAAAAAGTGGTCATATCATTAATATCTCTTCGGCTGGCGGTCTTATGGGCTTTCCTGGTTCGGGCATTTATTCTGCTACCAAATTTGCGATTGAGGGTTATTCTGAAGCATTAGCCCAAGAGCTTGCACCTTTTGGTGTTAAGCTAACTTTGATTGAACCAGGAGGGTTTAGAACCAATATTCAAGGTTCTACAACAACTCCCGATTGTCAAATTGATGACTATCAAGAATCCGTCCACAAGTTCGTCAAACACCAGTTAGAAAATAGTGATAGAGGAGATCCTGACAAGGCTGCACAAGCAATTATTAAAGTAGTAGAGTCAAACAATCCTCCTCTGCATTTGCTATTAGGAGAAGATGCATTGACAAGTTTTCGTCAGAAACTAGAATCCTTTGAGAAAGAAATTCAAGAATGGGAAGACGTTACTCTGGACACCTCTTTATAG